The sequence below is a genomic window from Lolium perenne isolate Kyuss_39 chromosome 4, Kyuss_2.0, whole genome shotgun sequence.
gagtgagtcttactgtcttataacacattatattttgctcaccgtatgtcaaaattttaactaatgacttatgtatatgacactacatattgaaacgtgcgtaggtttcactttattcttctcgtcatcaatttggaaattggagaagttgaagtcttggactcactaagcaaaaaaaaggatctatacgtgtcttgttttttaatgctcagaaggtaattttaattcttatcggtttgtttcgttaatttcctgctttgaactaattgatgactcttttatgcattttcttttgtcgagcagcgtatggcaaactttcatcaaggaagatacgtcccgtgaatgggcaccgaagctgcgatggcgtgcgaaagtaagtagtactacctaggtccacacaccttttaattatcatacttgactattgtttgattgaattatattcttgtaaagaaatgcccgcaacaacctccggggaccgatctctgtggattcttcgtttgcgagtacatccgcagaattgtcaacgagagaacgaataatgaaagaaataaagaggtacaaaaacaatcttcacaaatttgttttgttatcataagttgtgctgagtttcagtaatagttgtttcatgtattcatttgtatcttattcttttatagttggcaagaaagcggaataagctctcaatcgatgaccgcttcatagcaataggcgaggaattggcgggatttttctttcgggacgtcataccaccactcgcagagcaccactatgaatgaagatgtacatgttacatatatagttgactcgaagagtaccactatgctacatgtaatagacatatatagagtacgcctcggagagcaccactatgcatgaagatcgatcttcatgcatagtgctacttaatttgcgatcttatgcaataacatgtgtgttatattatatgcaccaacttgctatgcatcatcttgatcttcatgtactacctaaacccaaacgcgtttctggtgcatcgacgcgatatgaaacaaaccgatatccctaaacctctccaaaaccctaaaaagccaattctctgccgcggcagagatttgggcaaattccctgccgcggggggaacctttggtaccggttcgtattaccaaccggtaccaaagatccttagccctgagctctcctggtggcccacgtggaggccccttttataccggttcgtaagcaaccggtacgaaggggggggggggggggcgttagtgccggaagttttataccggttgcaaaaccggtacgaatgcccctctggaaccggtacgaatggacgtttttctactagtggagcAGCACTAGGACGCCTTACAGGTCGCTCGAAAGTCTTCCTGTCCTTGTTGAGACTAAACTCAAGCATGCTTGCTCTTATGGACGAGACTGCGTGTATTTTTGAGCCACTCTGGAAAAAGTGCCAATCATGATCACCCACATCTGCAGCATAGCACGGTTCAAGGGGCTTGACATCGTCATCCATGGCGCCTGTCTGGTAGATGACTGATCGTGAGCCAGCTTGGCAAATGATAATCAGATCTTTCTtgatagttgttgttgtagccggcTTCACAGGCACAGCATGACTTGAAGAACagacttgttgtcttgaaggaggATCAACCTGCAGGGTGCGACTCGGTCCTGAGGGAGGAGTTGAGCGCATTTTCATCATGCGCCTGCAACAACTAAGCATCTTGGATGGATGCTCGACTTGCTGGGAACAGGTTAgaccctcttcctcttctccacgTTGCTGCAGCGCCACAGAGCCCTGGTCCTCGTACTCCCTAACCAATTGATTAGTTGACAGACAAAGAAAAAAACCTGTAAGCAATCTAGTAGGTGACCACAAAAATGCTTACAGTAGATTGATTACTTGAGACAAAAAAAAATTGTAAGTAGCAACCGAGGCGCGACAACACGAATGCTGGCATGATCAATCAAACTAATAAAAACTAGCTAGTATGCTTACTGTAGAAAGCAGAATTGTTGGTTTGCTGCCGGATTGGGCGCCATGTCTAGCCTGCGGTAAGTGGAGTGCAGCACCTTGATTCCTCCCTGAGCCGGGTCCTGGGCGTCATGGAGGTAGAAGGTGGTGACGATGGCATGCAGGTTGTGGCACGGGCATTTGTCGTACGACGCCAGACTGATCCAGACAGCGCACATGAGGTGGCTGGAAAGGCGGGTGAGTAAGCCATAGCCATGGTCGGATTTGAAAGGGCAGACAAAGTCGATGAGGACGGGCAGATCCAGCTTGAGCTGCTGCTGCATCCCCCCCTGATCATCCTTTTGGTAGGTGAGCTTGTAGGCATAGATGGCGTTGTCCATGAGAAAGTAGACGGCTTTGTGGTGTTGGACATATATGGCGCGGTGAAGGATAGGGAGGTAGCGTTGCGACCTTGTTTTGTCGGTGTCGGTGAGCACCCTAGTCCAGGTGCCAGAGTCAGTggcgaaggtgaagaagaggccgtATTGTGCGAAGGAGACGAGGATGAGTTTGGCGTCGGGGATCATGGCGTAGCCCTGGACGAAGCTGCCACCCCAGGGGGGCAAGGGGTAGTGAAAGGGTGGGCAGGTGAAGGGGCTCCCGACAAGCTCCCACCGCCTCCCTACAAGGCGTCGCTGTTAGGAATAAGCACTCCGTACACCACACAACCGTATAAGTGTAGTATACGTATGTGTGTCTGATGTAGTAATCCGGGTAGGAGTAGAGTTCTAATCCTAGTCGGTTAGCATCAGCTCATTGCCTAGCATATATATATGCGTGTATGCCCCTTGTAACACCACCGTGTACCGTGAAGTTGAGATTCAATAGAAAATCACCAAGGACCGACAAGGCCCTTTGGCTATCAAAACGAGTCTTGTGTTGAGTGCGTACGGGAGTAGTACTAGTTAGAATTAGATCAATCGATCAACATCAACTAGCATCAGCTTGGCTAGCTAAACGTACGTGCTGGCGCAGCGGAAGTATACGGTACGTGCGTGAGGTCTCCTCAGAACACTTCATCGTCAGTCGTCGGAAAGCACTCGGCGGCAGGGGCTGTGTTTGGTATCAGATTGGCGAGAGTACTGCCGGGTCTGggccaacaattggtatcagagcggcgAGAGTACTGCCGGGTCTGggccaacaattggtatcagagcctcgtggAGGATCTCCTAGTAACGGGAGGTCGTGACGAAGGAGATGGGCGAGTCTTCCGGCGCCGCGGCGCCGGTGTCGACGCAGTACCCGCAGTACATCCGCGACAACTACACGGTGTGGGCGACCACGATGATGTGGGCGCTCGAGTCCAACGAAGTCTGGGAGGCTGTCGATCCCGGCGGCGACGAGTTCATGAAGGGCGCGTCGAAGTATCGCAAGGACCGACAGGCACTCACAGCCATCTGCTCGGTGATGCCGATGGACGTGAAGCAGCACCTGATCTCGAAGAAATCTGCAAAGGAGGCGTGGGAGACGATCAAGACGCTAAATCTTGGTCACGAGCGCGTCCGTGAGGCGGCCCTACAAACCTTGCAGAAGAACTACGAGAATCTGGAGATGGGAGAAGATGAGACGCTGGACGCCTTCGCTTCGAGGGTCGCTACATTGGTCAATGGGATTCGCGCGCTCGACGAGAAGCTCGAGGAGATCTCGATCGTAAGGCGTTTCCTTCGCGCGGCGTCGCCGCGTTACTTGTCCATTGTTTCGGCGATCGAGCAGTGCGTTGATCTCAAGACTCTCACGATGGATGATCTAGTTGGACGGTTCAAGGCTCATGACGAGCGGATGAAGATCACCTATGGTGATGTGGTACCGGAAGAGCACGTTATGCTTACCCGTGCCCAGTGGCAGGCAGTGGTCGCCAGAGAGAAGGGCGATAAGGCATATGACAGCAGAAGTGATAAGGAAGCTTCTCGCCCAGCGAAAAAGTACATCGCAGGGGAGGACGAGGACGATGCTTCGCCGAGGAGGAAGTTTGACATCAAGAAAGTAAGATGTCATAACTGCGGCAAGCTCGGTCACTTCAAGGTTGATTGCCGGAAACCACTAAAGCCGAAGGAAAGGGCTCTCATCGCCCAGGAAGGAGATGATGGACCGATGATGCTGATGCTTGAAGTATGCGAGCAGAAGGATGAGGAGGAGCTACCTTCTCCATCACCGGCTACGGAGATTGTGATGGATCACAGTCTACCGTGTGTGGATCACGTGGACAAGCTATGCGACGAAGGTGTCGTCGAGAAGCAACGGAGTGCCCCGTACCCACGTGAAACCATGGATCAGGCGAGTGAAGCTTTGGAGCTCGTTCATGGCGATATATGCGGTCCAATTTCACCCGCAACCCCGTCCGGCAATGAGTACTTCATGCTTGTGGTGGATGATCTCAGCCAATACATGTGGATTGTGTTGCTGAAGAGTAAAGATCAAGGTCTACAAGCATTCGAGAAGATCAAGGAAGCTGGAGAGGTCAAGGCGAGGGCGAAAAAGTCCCTACGCATAGATCGGGGTGGTGAATTGAAGCATAAAGTGGTGGCCAtggcacggagcatgatggagagcaaaagcttgccaggaaAGTTCTGGGGTGAGGCAGTCAACACGGCTGTCTACTTGCTGAACAGGGCACCAACTAGGAGTATAGTTGGTGGGACTCCGTACGAAGCTTGGTACGGACGAAAACCCTCGGTTGATCATCTTCGCACTTTCGGGTGTGTGGCGCATGTCAAGACGGTGTCCGGCCATAAAAGAAACTTGGCGGATCGAAGTACTCCAATGATCATGACTGGCTATGAAGAAGGCTCGAAAGCGTACCGTTTGTGCAATCCCTCGACGAACAAGGTGAATGTCATGTGCGACGTAGCCTTCGAGGAAGACTTATCATGGATTTGGGACTCCACGGAACCAGACGAAACTTTTACTGTTGTGTACAGTGATTGTGAACATGCAGATGATCAAAGCGCTGGAACTCACGCTGCTGTCGGTACAGAAGGTGGAACGTCAGGACGTCGAGCTGCAGGTCGCGCTCGGCCAGGAGGGCCTGTCCAAGATCC
It includes:
- the LOC127346588 gene encoding uncharacterized protein, which encodes MIPDAKLILVSFAQYGLFFTFATDSGTWTRVLTDTDKTRSQRYLPILHRAIYVQHHKAVYFLMDNAIYAYKLTYQKDDQGGMQQQLKLDLPVLIDFVCPFKSDHGYGLLTRLSSHLMCAVWISLASYDKCPCHNLHAIVTTFYLHDAQDPAQGGIKVLHSTYRRLDMAPNPAANQQFCFLQEYEDQGSVALQQRGEEEEGLTCSQQVEHPSKMLSCCRRMMKMRSTPPSGPSRTLQVDPPSRQQVCSSSHAVPVKPATTTTIKKDLIIICQAGSRSVIYQTGAMDDDVKPLEPCYAADVGDHDWHFFQSGSKIHAVSSIRASMLEFSLNKDRKTFERPVRRPSAAPLVEKRHISFTTVGAPAVDRIHDRTSNQTVLEKEQPVRMCAIVSTDWSHSGHLVAWGNPRHARRSLVQHLSRQSSQMKNFTLGDAQD
- the LOC139838848 gene encoding uncharacterized protein, with the translated sequence MGESSGAAAPVSTQYPQYIRDNYTVWATTMMWALESNEVWEAVDPGGDEFMKGASKYRKDRQALTAICSVMPMDVKQHLISKKSAKEAWETIKTLNLGHERVREAALQTLQKNYENLEMGEDETLDAFASRVATLVNGIRALDEKLEEISIVRRFLRAASPRYLSIVSAIEQCVDLKTLTMDDLVGRFKAHDERMKITYGDVVPEEHVMLTRAQWQAVVAREKGDKAYDSRSDKEASRPAKKYIAGEDEDDASPRRKFDIKKVRCHNCGKLGHFKVDCRKPLKPKERALIAQEGDDGPMMLMLEVCEQKDEEELPSPSPATEIVMDHSLPCVDHVDKLCDEGVVEKQRSAPYPRETMDQASEALELVHGDICGPISPATPSGNEYFMLVVDDLSQYMWIVLLKSKDQGLQAFEKIKEAGEVKARAKKSLRIDRGGELKHKVVAMARSMMESKSLPGKFWGEAVNTAVYLLNRAPTRSIVGGTPYEAWYGRKPSVDHLRTFGCVAHVKTVSGHKRNLADRSTPMIMTGYEEGSKAYRLCNPSTNKMIKALELTLLSVQKVERQDVELQVALGQEGLSKIHREMALPAQQTKFQEERYVMLKPNLEVLMHLEDHLQDVIVQKQTCVSISCRQHLLHHHLHAAQLGELGPRDKMRPRQVGFVASGAGQVGWMLLLQAARVELHHRMKLDRVEASRQKEHGLGAQLQVG